Genomic segment of Sandaracinaceae bacterium:
GGCCGTCGCGCTCCGAGATCCTTCGGACTCGGTACTTCAACGGCCTGCTACCCTCCGGGCCGATGAAGGACGGACGGCCCTGGAGCAAGGACATCCCCGACGGTGCGTGGGATTACATCGTGATCGGCTCGGGCATGGGAGGCATGACCACCGCCGCCCTGCTCGCGAAGCTCGGCAAGCGCGTGCTCGTGCTCGAGCAGCACTACGTGCCCGGCGGCTTCACGCACATGTTCAAGCGCCCGGGCTACGCGTGGGACGTGGGCGTGCACGCGGTGGGAGAGGTCACGACCCACAGCCTGACGGGCCGGATCCTGAAGGCGCTGACCGACGGGCAGCTCGAGTGGGCGTCGCTCGGGCCCGTCTACGACGAGTTCCACTTCCCGGACGGCTTCCGGATCGACTTCCCGGACTCGCCGGCCCAGTTCCGGCAGAACCTCCGCGACGCGTTCCCGGACGAGCTGGAGGCCATCGACGCGTACCTGCACCTGACGCGCGCGGTGTCCAAGAGCATGAAGACCTACTACCTCGCGCGCATGGCGCCCGCGCGCTTCGGGGGCATGGTCGACAAGCTCTTCGCGCGCGAAGCGCAGCGCTACCTCACGATGTCGACGCGCGAGGTCATCGAGGACCTGACCGACGATCCGCGATTGCAAGCCGTGTTCGCGGCCCAGTGGGGCTACTACGGCTCGACCCCGAGCCGCTCGTCGTTCGCGATCCAGGCGCTCGTGGTCAAGCACTTCATGCACGGCGGCTACTACCCCAAGGGCGGCGCGGGGCAGATCGCGCGCACGCTCCTGCAGACCGTGGCCGACGCGGGCGGCTGGACGGCGATCCGCGCGGACGTCGACGAGATCCTCGTGGACGGCGATCGCGCCAAGGGCGTGCGGCTGAAGGACGGACGCGAGATCGCGGCCGAGCGCGTGGTGAGCGCCGCGGGCGTGGCGTCGACCGTCTCCCGGCTGCTGCCGAAGCCTCACTCGGAGGACCGCTGGGCCCAGTCGGTGGACGCGCTCGAGCCGGCGCCCGCGCACGTGTGCCTCTACCTCGGCTTCGAGGGCGACATCCGGCAGGCCGGCGCGAGCGGCGCCAACAAGTGGTTCTACGAGACCTGGAACACCGAGGACGACGGCTGGAACGTCGACCCCCACGCGGAGGACCTCGGCGACGCGCCGGTGCTCTACTGCTCGTTCCCCTCGCTCAAGGACCCGGAGCACGACCCCGGCGAGCTGAACCGGCACACGGGGGAGGTGGTCACCTTCGTCCCGTACTCGGTGTTCGAGCTCTGGAAGGACGAGCGCTGGAAGAAGCGCGGACCCGACTACGAGACGTTCAAGCAGCGCATGACCGAGCGCATGCTCGAGCAGCTGCTCTCGCACATGCCGGAGCTGCGCTCGATGATCGCCTACACGGAGCTGTCGACGCCGGTCAGCACGGAGCACTTCGTGCGGCCGATGAAGGGCTCCATCTACGGCATCGAGCCCACGCCCGGGCGCTTCGAGAACCGCTGGCTGCGGCC
This window contains:
- a CDS encoding NAD(P)/FAD-dependent oxidoreductase codes for the protein MKDGRPWSKDIPDGAWDYIVIGSGMGGMTTAALLAKLGKRVLVLEQHYVPGGFTHMFKRPGYAWDVGVHAVGEVTTHSLTGRILKALTDGQLEWASLGPVYDEFHFPDGFRIDFPDSPAQFRQNLRDAFPDELEAIDAYLHLTRAVSKSMKTYYLARMAPARFGGMVDKLFAREAQRYLTMSTREVIEDLTDDPRLQAVFAAQWGYYGSTPSRSSFAIQALVVKHFMHGGYYPKGGAGQIARTLLQTVADAGGWTAIRADVDEILVDGDRAKGVRLKDGREIAAERVVSAAGVASTVSRLLPKPHSEDRWAQSVDALEPAPAHVCLYLGFEGDIRQAGASGANKWFYETWNTEDDGWNVDPHAEDLGDAPVLYCSFPSLKDPEHDPGELNRHTGEVVTFVPYSVFELWKDERWKKRGPDYETFKQRMTERMLEQLLSHMPELRSMIAYTELSTPVSTEHFVRPMKGSIYGIEPTPGRFENRWLRPRAPIDGLFFSGSEVATVGVIGAMMGGVLSAVSAEPVDAVRYLAPLMRG